CGAACAGCTGGTGTCGCGGATGACGTCGCTCGCAGCAGTGGCGCCGCACCCGGCACTCGCCGCCTTCGAACTCGGCGGCGCGTACGACTCCACCGGGCGCGAAGCCGAGGCCGACGAGCAGTACGCCGCGGCGACGGCGTCCGGCCTCGCCGAGGTCGACCCCGACCGCGCGGCACGGATGGTGGTGCAGCACGCCTCGACCCTCCGGAACCTCGGCCGGGTCGACGAGGCGATCACGATGCTC
This is a stretch of genomic DNA from Curtobacterium sp. 458. It encodes these proteins:
- a CDS encoding tetratricopeptide repeat protein encodes the protein MTDAAWEHDVAETWAADLDDEQLVSRMTSLAAVAPHPALAAFELGGAYDSTGREAEADEQYAAATASGLAEVDPDRAARMVVQHASTLRNLGRVDEAITMLRDAPEHPATGAAPRVFLALALHSAGLMDEALRVAIEAVEPTLPRYHRSVRAYAAALTD